The Megalobrama amblycephala isolate DHTTF-2021 unplaced genomic scaffold, ASM1881202v1 scaffold201, whole genome shotgun sequence genome contains a region encoding:
- the acbd4 gene encoding acyl-CoA-binding domain-containing protein 4 isoform X2 yields the protein MPALTMSETEDCQRRFQAAVDVIQSLPKNGSYRPSYEVMLRFYGLYKQAVCGPCTASRPGFWDPIGRYKWDAWNQLGDMSRESAMAAYVDEMKKVAQEVIDTMQINEKTASLFHYFEPLYHVIHDMPRPPEALLSLRSDVNTKEPVDGLAEHDVEKATQERALQQEDTETVPDNELQPESTEPLLFEGQGLTSDSDSEVFCDSLEQLDIIKLAEMPGGNSNFQNSHAACMTILETDTSGIQEHHYSPLSQVTQMGAGHGGEGAEDRHGPPMRRRTAEREGMQQDWRDPSGYMAHRNARWPERLSSGAGSGQGGGDDSKGGPNRLQDSQVEQQIILALQQLREDMQSVREQLEAQNSQWRSHLRFTAAEAKEKWWPFDFSGRTLLLLLVWPFVTQGLMFLLRRKKRKIHVCI from the exons ATGCCAGCTCTTACAATGTCAGAGACCGAGGACTGTCAAAGGCGCTTTCAGGCGGCTGTCGACGTCATTCAAAGCCTGCCCAAAAACG GTTCTTACAGACCCTCTTATGAAGTGATGCTGCGGTTTTATGGCCTGTACAAACAGGCAGTCTGTGGCCCATGTACAGCATCACGCCCTGGATTCTGGGATCCTATAGGCCGTTACAAATG GGATGCTTGGAATCAGCTGGGAGACATGAGTCGAGAGAGTGCCATGGCTGCTTATGTGGATGAAATGAAGAAAGTTGCACAAGAG GTAATAGACACCATGCAAATCAATGAGAAGACTGCATCCCTTTTTCACTATTTTGAACCTCTCTATCACGTCATTCATGATATGCCTAGACCTCCAGAGGCACTTTTATCTCTCAGATCAg ATGTAAATACCAAAGAACCAGTTGATGGTTTGGCTGAACATGATGTGGAGAAGGCAACTCAAGAACGGGCTCTTCAACAGGAGGACACAGAGACTGTCCCTGACAATGAACTTCAACCAGAGAGCACAG AGCCACTTCTCTTTGAGGGTCAGGGGCTGACTAGTGACTCAGACAGTGAAGTCTTCTGTGACTCATTGGAACAGCTGGACATTATTAAG CTTGCTGAAATGCCAGGTGGTAATTCCAATTTCCAGAATAGTCATGCTGCGTGCATGACTATTTTGGAAACTGATACCTCTGGAATCCAGGAGCATCATTACAGCCCTCTCTCTCAGGTAACTCAGATGGGTGCTGGACATGGTGGTGAGGGGGCAGAAGATAGGCATGGTCCTCCCATGCGGAGGAGGACTGCAGAAAGAGAGGGAATGCAGCAGGACTGGAGGGACCCTTCTG GTTATATGGCTCACCGCAATGCTAGATGGCCGGAGCGGCTCTCCTCAGGGGCTGGTTCTGGGCAAGGGGGAGGGGACGATTCTAAAGGTGGGCCTAACAGGCTACAGGACAGCCAGGTGGAACAGCAGATCATTCTTGCCTTACAGCAACTCAGAGAGGACATGCAGAGTGTCAGAGAACAACTAGAG gcTCAAAATTCACAATGGAGATCCCATTTACGATTCACAGCTGCAGAGGCAAAG GAGAAATGGTGGCCATTTGACTTCTCTGGACGCACATTGCTGCTCTTGTTGGTGTGGCCTTTTGTAACTCAgggcttaatgtttttgttgagGCGGAAGAAGAGAAAGATTCATGTGTGCATATAA
- the acbd4 gene encoding acyl-CoA-binding domain-containing protein 4 isoform X3 yields MPALTMSETEDCQRRFQAAVDVIQSLPKNGSYRPSYEVMLRFYGLYKQAVCGPCTASRPGFWDPIGRYKWDAWNQLGDMSRESAMAAYVDEMKKVAQEVIDTMQINEKTASLFHYFEPLYHVIHDMPRPPEALLSLRSDVNTKEPVDGLAEHDVEKATQERALQQEDTETVPDNELQPESTEPLLFEGQGLTSDSDSEVFCDSLEQLDIIKVTQMGAGHGGEGAEDRHGPPMRRRTAEREGMQQDWRDPSGYMAHRNARWPERLSSGAGSGQGGGDDSKGGPNRLQDSQVEQQIILALQQLREDMQSVREQLEVVEGLATANAQNSQWRSHLRFTAAEAKEKWWPFDFSGRTLLLLLVWPFVTQGLMFLLRRKKRKIHVCI; encoded by the exons ATGCCAGCTCTTACAATGTCAGAGACCGAGGACTGTCAAAGGCGCTTTCAGGCGGCTGTCGACGTCATTCAAAGCCTGCCCAAAAACG GTTCTTACAGACCCTCTTATGAAGTGATGCTGCGGTTTTATGGCCTGTACAAACAGGCAGTCTGTGGCCCATGTACAGCATCACGCCCTGGATTCTGGGATCCTATAGGCCGTTACAAATG GGATGCTTGGAATCAGCTGGGAGACATGAGTCGAGAGAGTGCCATGGCTGCTTATGTGGATGAAATGAAGAAAGTTGCACAAGAG GTAATAGACACCATGCAAATCAATGAGAAGACTGCATCCCTTTTTCACTATTTTGAACCTCTCTATCACGTCATTCATGATATGCCTAGACCTCCAGAGGCACTTTTATCTCTCAGATCAg ATGTAAATACCAAAGAACCAGTTGATGGTTTGGCTGAACATGATGTGGAGAAGGCAACTCAAGAACGGGCTCTTCAACAGGAGGACACAGAGACTGTCCCTGACAATGAACTTCAACCAGAGAGCACAG AGCCACTTCTCTTTGAGGGTCAGGGGCTGACTAGTGACTCAGACAGTGAAGTCTTCTGTGACTCATTGGAACAGCTGGACATTATTAAG GTAACTCAGATGGGTGCTGGACATGGTGGTGAGGGGGCAGAAGATAGGCATGGTCCTCCCATGCGGAGGAGGACTGCAGAAAGAGAGGGAATGCAGCAGGACTGGAGGGACCCTTCTG GTTATATGGCTCACCGCAATGCTAGATGGCCGGAGCGGCTCTCCTCAGGGGCTGGTTCTGGGCAAGGGGGAGGGGACGATTCTAAAGGTGGGCCTAACAGGCTACAGGACAGCCAGGTGGAACAGCAGATCATTCTTGCCTTACAGCAACTCAGAGAGGACATGCAGAGTGTCAGAGAACAACTAGAGGTAGTTGAAGGTCTTGCGACTGCAAAT gcTCAAAATTCACAATGGAGATCCCATTTACGATTCACAGCTGCAGAGGCAAAG GAGAAATGGTGGCCATTTGACTTCTCTGGACGCACATTGCTGCTCTTGTTGGTGTGGCCTTTTGTAACTCAgggcttaatgtttttgttgagGCGGAAGAAGAGAAAGATTCATGTGTGCATATAA
- the acbd4 gene encoding acyl-CoA-binding domain-containing protein 4 isoform X1: MPALTMSETEDCQRRFQAAVDVIQSLPKNGSYRPSYEVMLRFYGLYKQAVCGPCTASRPGFWDPIGRYKWDAWNQLGDMSRESAMAAYVDEMKKVAQEVIDTMQINEKTASLFHYFEPLYHVIHDMPRPPEALLSLRSDVNTKEPVDGLAEHDVEKATQERALQQEDTETVPDNELQPESTEPLLFEGQGLTSDSDSEVFCDSLEQLDIIKLAEMPGGNSNFQNSHAACMTILETDTSGIQEHHYSPLSQVTQMGAGHGGEGAEDRHGPPMRRRTAEREGMQQDWRDPSGYMAHRNARWPERLSSGAGSGQGGGDDSKGGPNRLQDSQVEQQIILALQQLREDMQSVREQLEVVEGLATANAQNSQWRSHLRFTAAEAKEKWWPFDFSGRTLLLLLVWPFVTQGLMFLLRRKKRKIHVCI; encoded by the exons ATGCCAGCTCTTACAATGTCAGAGACCGAGGACTGTCAAAGGCGCTTTCAGGCGGCTGTCGACGTCATTCAAAGCCTGCCCAAAAACG GTTCTTACAGACCCTCTTATGAAGTGATGCTGCGGTTTTATGGCCTGTACAAACAGGCAGTCTGTGGCCCATGTACAGCATCACGCCCTGGATTCTGGGATCCTATAGGCCGTTACAAATG GGATGCTTGGAATCAGCTGGGAGACATGAGTCGAGAGAGTGCCATGGCTGCTTATGTGGATGAAATGAAGAAAGTTGCACAAGAG GTAATAGACACCATGCAAATCAATGAGAAGACTGCATCCCTTTTTCACTATTTTGAACCTCTCTATCACGTCATTCATGATATGCCTAGACCTCCAGAGGCACTTTTATCTCTCAGATCAg ATGTAAATACCAAAGAACCAGTTGATGGTTTGGCTGAACATGATGTGGAGAAGGCAACTCAAGAACGGGCTCTTCAACAGGAGGACACAGAGACTGTCCCTGACAATGAACTTCAACCAGAGAGCACAG AGCCACTTCTCTTTGAGGGTCAGGGGCTGACTAGTGACTCAGACAGTGAAGTCTTCTGTGACTCATTGGAACAGCTGGACATTATTAAG CTTGCTGAAATGCCAGGTGGTAATTCCAATTTCCAGAATAGTCATGCTGCGTGCATGACTATTTTGGAAACTGATACCTCTGGAATCCAGGAGCATCATTACAGCCCTCTCTCTCAGGTAACTCAGATGGGTGCTGGACATGGTGGTGAGGGGGCAGAAGATAGGCATGGTCCTCCCATGCGGAGGAGGACTGCAGAAAGAGAGGGAATGCAGCAGGACTGGAGGGACCCTTCTG GTTATATGGCTCACCGCAATGCTAGATGGCCGGAGCGGCTCTCCTCAGGGGCTGGTTCTGGGCAAGGGGGAGGGGACGATTCTAAAGGTGGGCCTAACAGGCTACAGGACAGCCAGGTGGAACAGCAGATCATTCTTGCCTTACAGCAACTCAGAGAGGACATGCAGAGTGTCAGAGAACAACTAGAGGTAGTTGAAGGTCTTGCGACTGCAAAT gcTCAAAATTCACAATGGAGATCCCATTTACGATTCACAGCTGCAGAGGCAAAG GAGAAATGGTGGCCATTTGACTTCTCTGGACGCACATTGCTGCTCTTGTTGGTGTGGCCTTTTGTAACTCAgggcttaatgtttttgttgagGCGGAAGAAGAGAAAGATTCATGTGTGCATATAA